A DNA window from Pungitius pungitius chromosome 1, fPunPun2.1, whole genome shotgun sequence contains the following coding sequences:
- the edem2 gene encoding ER degradation-enhancing alpha-mannosidase-like protein 2: protein MRAPVLVTLFVCVLSDATTRHFTEEQMAAVRQRIKSMFYHAYNSYLDNAFPYDELRPLTCDGQDTWGSFSLTLIDALDTLLVLGNRTEFQRVASLLQDTVDFDIDVNASVFETNIRVVGGLLSAHLLAGRAKMELEPGWPCSGPLLRMAEEAARKLLPAFQTPTGMPYGTVNLLRGVSPTETPVTCTAGVGTFILEFATLSRLTGDEEFEDAARRALRALWRTRSNIGLVGNHIDVLTKKWVAQDAGIGAGVDSYFEYLVKGAILLQDEELLHMFLEYDRAIQNYTRFDDWYLWVQMHKGTVSMPVFQSLEAFWPGLQSLLGNLDSAVRTFQNYYSVWRQFGGLPEFYSIPQGYTVDKREGYPLRPELIESAMYLFRATGDHTYLQLGLDALESIEKITKTPCGYASVKDLRDHQLDNRMESFFLAETIKYLYLLFDPAHFLHGGGTEGDGSWEEGGEGGGCVLGAGGFIFNTEAHPLDPAALHCCGRHARDRQELRDVLLGLMQPSGQPERGRTEAPPPAPPPGPLEDPPPGQSESIVLKPGERKTPLLSCPVQPFSARLAVLGQVFSDDT, encoded by the exons ATGCGCGCTCCCGTGTTGGTGacgctgtttgtttgtgtgctgagCGACGCGACGACGCGTCACTTCACTGAGGAGCAGATGGCTGCTGTCAG ACAGCGCATCAAATCAATGTTCTACCACGCCTACAACAGTTACCTTGACAACGCATTCCCCTACGACGAGCTCCGCCCACTCACCTGTGACGGACAGGACACCTGGGGCAG tttctctctcactctgatCGATGCTCTCGACACGCTGCTG GTGTTGGGGAACCGGACGGAGTTCCAGCGCGTGGCGTCGCTCCTCCAGGACACCGTGGACTTCGACATCGACGTCAACGCCTCTGTGTTCGAGACCAACATCCGAG tggtcGGCGGCCTGCTGTCTGCTCACCTGTTGGCTGGTCGGGCGAAGATGGAGCTGGAGCCCGGGTGGCCGTGTTCAGGGCCGCTGCTGAGGATGGCTGAGGAGGCCGCAAGGAAACTGTTgcctg CGTTCCAGACCCCCACCGGGATGCCGTACGGCACGGTGAACCTGCTGAGGGGGGTCAGTCCCACCGAGACGCCGGTCACCTGCACTGCCGGCGTGGGCACCTTCATCCTGGAGTTTGCCACGCTGAGCCGGCTGACGGGCGACGAGGAGTTCGAAGATGCCGCCCGCCGGGCCCTCAGGGCGCTGTGGAGGACCCGGTCCAACATCGGGCTG GTGGGGAACCACATCGACGTCCTCACTAAGAAGTGGGTCGCTCAGGACGCCGGCATCGGGGCCGGGGTGGACTCCTACTTTGAGTACCTGGTGAAAGGAGCCATCCTGCTGCAGGACGAGGAGCTGCTCCACATGTTCCTGG AGTACGACCGGGCCATCCAGAACTACACCCGCTTCGACGACTGGTACCTGTGGGTCCAGATGCACAAAGGGACGGTCTCCATGCCCGTCTTCCAGTCTCTGGAGGCCTTCTGGCCCGgcctgcag TCTCTCCTGGGGAACCTGGACAGCGCTGTGAGAACGTTCCAGAACTACTACTCGGTGTGGAGACAGTTTGGAGGTCTTCCCGAGTTCTACAGCATCCCTCAGGGTTACACGGTGGACAAGAGGGAGGGGTACCCGCTGAGACCGG AGCTGATCGAGAGCGCCATGTACCTGTTCAGGGCGACGGGCGACCACACCTACCTGCAGCTGGGCCTCGATGCGCTGGAGTCCATCGAGAAGATCACCAAGACGCCCTGCGGATACGCCAGC GTGAAGGACCTGCGAGATCACCAGCTGGACAACCGGATGGAGTCCTTCTTCCTGGCTGAGACCATCAAGTACCTCTATCTGCTCTTTGACCCCGCCCACTTCTTGCACGGCGGGGGGACGGAAGGGGACGGCTCCTGGGAGGAgggtggcgagggggggggttgcgttcTTGGGGCGGGCGGCTTCATCTTTAACACGGAGGCCCACCCTCTGGACCCGGCGGCGCTGCACTGCTGCGGGCGCCACGCCCGGGACCGCCAGGAGCTCCGGGACGTTCTGCTGGGCCTGATGCAGCCAAGCGGCCAACCGGAGCGCGGGCGGACCGAGGCCCCGCCTCCCGCCCCGCCTCCCGGCCCATTAGAAGACCCGCCTCCCGGCCAATCGGAGAGCATCGTTTTGAAGCCGGGCGAGAGGAAAACACCCCTGCTGTCCTGCCCTGTTCAGCCCTTCAGCGCTCGACTCGCCGTCCTGGGACAGGTTTTCTCCGACGACACCTGA
- the ccdc135 gene encoding dynein regulatory complex subunit 7 — protein sequence MEAVQESVGQEELSSVETPTKEEEEDEGPRCASAAHELLLTLDDPDKLCPESYRQNSPNEVRLMVVADNFQRQFSHLCPDRKPLLLCPTNEWGVKKFVSTTLRPTATDHPELFTWQGCASFVADFLSLEPLEPPENLPRSLFSSTLVLQSQRATCLESSTLLCSLLLGANYDAYCVSGYASKDACLLDRSLLRCPLLGALPKGGTSEQEPLENKYLVKAAKELRSRFVTQQEEKKKKREAEAAMMEEQQEGERRVADPLWGLRVHCWVLVLSGSRDVPQNFFIDPLTGESHAPDDQRFLGVESAWNHLNYYVNMQDCSSGCADMAFDLEDLSRWEPLLYGALSRKQLALCISRRKEREMMSRLLKEEKQEQEQAEEGGVLEMPRSWVSYINISKEDLETRWPGRQKTTHYRKAKLEHFAPYLNPDGLVRRLTTYKDLACTEEVTVKSWYQQRDDHLEETEVNKVDNSTTERFTCGRSFYLSLHRFWSRSEEHDMRFSSDTRIDGLARRTLSPLEMTETFEGRKDFLFHRHTVFLQDLPLSTPDSDEEVEKDQLQEVLERFHRNRSKPAHADVAQRLFLLAEGRIEVTYHLEDHRCVASRRSFIKPLGSTERRKAEDFRADMVSSFQVDASKEPLKNLTLSQMLDDLMEEEGKVALQINMSRMEVADILACRETEKQRVCLPFSPWTTGGAAKARSKRQEMERQAEEERRWLQERKKDILAPLLIRLGDPEALSAEDARRLYLECLAESKCRLVEKAELIQQRIEQETQELQRKQQWYQKNPFGMTSLKREDYKKYCAEKTLRIGVAKRRLSMHMKAAPLEHQNVDQRLRNDPRLAPHLLT from the exons ATGGAGGCGGTGCAGGAGTCAGTGGGGCAGGAGGAGCTCAGCAGTGTGGAGACACCTacaaaggaagaggaggaggatgaaggaccTCGCTGCGCTTCAGCTGCTCACGAGCTTCT TCTGACGTTGGACGACCCAGACAAGCTGTGTCCAGAGTCGTACCGGCAGAACTCCCCCAACGAGGTCCGACTGATGGTCGTCGCCGACAACTTCCAGCGGCAGTTTTCTCACCTGTGTCCCGACCGCAAGCCGCTGCTGCTCTGCCCGACCAACGAGTGGGGCGTGAAG AAGTTTGTGTCCACGACTCTTCGGCCCACCGCAACAGACCACCCGGAGCTTTTCACCTGGCAGGGCTGCGCCTCCTTTGTGGCCGACTTCCTGTCTCTGGAGCCGCTGGAGCCACCGGAGAACCTG CCTCGGTCCCTGTTCTCCTCCACCCTGGTGCTGCAGAGCCAGAGGGCCACGTGCCTGGAGTCCTCCACGCTGCTCTGCAGCCTGCTGCTCGGCGCCAACTACGACGCTTACTGCGTCAGCGGCTACGCCTCCAAGGACGCGTGCCTGCTGGACCGCAGCCTGCTGCGCTGCCCCCTTCTGGGTGCCCTGCCAAAG GGCGGGACCTCGGAGCAGGAGCCCCTGGAGAACAAGTACCTGGTGAAAGCTGCGAAGGAGCTGAGGAGTCGCTTTGTgacgcagcaggaggagaagaagaagaagcgggaGGCGGAGGCCGCgatgatggaggagcagcaggag GGCGAGCGGCGAGTGGCCGACCCCCTGTGGGGGCTGCGGGTGCACTGCTGGGTGCTGGTGCTGTCCGGCAGTCGGGACGTCCCGCAGAACTTCTTCATCGACCCGCTGACGGGCGAAAGCCACGCCCCCGACGACCAGCGCTTCCTGGGCGTGGAGAGCGCCTGGAACCACCTCAACTACTACGTCAACATGCAGGACTGCAGCAGCGGCTGTGCA gACATGGCGTTCGACCTGGAGGACCTGAGCAGGTGGGAGCCCCTCCTCTACGGGGCGCTCAGCAGGAAGCAGCTGGCTCTTTGCATCTCCAGGAGAAAGGAGCGAGAGATGATGAGCAGACTCCtcaaggaggagaagcaggagcag gaGCAGGCGGAGGAAGGTGGTGTTTTAGAGATGCCCCGATCCTGGGTCAGTTACATCAACATCTCAAAAGAAG ACCTGGAGACCCGTTGGCCGGGCCGACAGAAGACCACCCACTATAGGAAGGCCAAGCTGGAGCACTTTGCTCCGTACCTGAATCCAGACGGTCTGGTCCGGAGACTCACCACCTACAAGGACCTGGCCT GCACTGAGGAGGTCACGGTGAAGTCGTGGTACCAGCAGAGAGACGACCACCTGGAGGAGACTGAGGTCAACAAGGTCGACAACTCGACCACAGAGCGCTTCACGTGTGGAAGAAGTTTTTACCTTTCAC tCCACAGGTTCTGGTCCCGCAGCGAGGAGCACGACATGCGGTTCAGCAGCGACACTCGCATAGACGGCCTGGCGAGGAGGACGTTGTCCCCGCTGGAGATGACGGAGACCTTCGAGGGCCGGAAAGACTTCCTCTTCCACCGGCACACCGTCTTCCTACAAGACCTCCCCTTGTCCACACCAGATTCAGACGAGGAAGTGGAGAAGGATCAGCTGCAG GAAGTGCTGGAGCGTTTCCACCGGAATCGATCCAAACCGGCCCATGCTGACGTAGCCCAGCGCTTGTTCCTATTGGCTGAGGGGCGGATCGAGGTGACCTATCACCTGGAGGACCACAGGTGCGTCGCCTCCAGGCGGAGCTTCATCAAACCGCTGGGGTCAACGGAGAGAAGGAAGGCGGAGGACTTCAGAGCGGACATGGTGTCCAGCTTCCAG gtggaCGCGTCTAAGGAGCCTCTGAAAAACCTGACACTTAGTCAGATGCTGGATgacctgatggaggaggaggggaaggtggCTCTCCAAATCAACATGTCCCGGATGGAG GTGGCCGACATCCTGGcctgcagagagacggagaagCAGCGCGTCTGCCTCCCCTTCTCCCCTTGGACCACGGGCGGAGCGGCCAAGGCCCGCAGCAAGAGACAGGaaatg GAGCGGCAGGCCGAGGAGGAGCGGAGGtggctgcaggagaggaagaaggacatTCTGGCACCGCTGCTGATCCGACTTGGCGACCCTGAGGCTCTGAGCGCCGAAGACGCCAGGCGGCTTTACCTCGAGTGTTTGGCGGAGAGCAAATGCAGGCTGGTGGAGAAGGCCGAGCTGATCCAGCAGCGCATTGAGCAG GAGACACAagagctgcagaggaaacagcAGTGGTACCAGAAGAACCCGTTCGGCATGACGTCGCTGAAGAGGGAAGACTACAAGAAGTACTGCGCTGAGAAAACACTACGAATAGGTGTAGCCAAGAGACGCCTCAgcat GCACATGAAAGCAGCTCCTCTGGAGCATCAGAATGTGGATCAGAGGCTGAGAAACGACCCTCGACTGGCCCCCCACCTGCTCACATGA